The genomic region ACCACCCCAAGAACCACCATATGCAGTCTGACCTCCTTGAACATAAGCTGTTTCTGGTGCAGATGTTAGTAAGAATGAAGGGCCAAAGTGTGCTTTTATCGCTTGCATGCCTTCAATGAAATTGAGTACTCTTGGAGTAGTTGGGTTTCTAAAGTCATTGTCACCTGCATCTAATGTAAGTGATGAACCTTCTAAGTCAATATCCACTCCATCGAAACCGTAAGTTTCACAAAGACCAATCATAGATGTCACAAACTTCTGTTGTTCTTCTTCATTATCTAAATGAACAACTCCATTTGCTCCTCCAAGAGATAGTAATACCTTCTTGCCTAAGCTTTGTAGGTATTGTACGTCTTGTTTAAACTCCGCTCTTGAAACATCACTTGGTTCATTTTGGAAGTTATTGATATCAATTGGGTCAAAGATCATAGTGTTGTCAATATCTCTAATCTTTGGTTCTGCAAATGCAATACAAATCACATTGTAACGATCATCGACATCTTTTAATCGGATATAAGGTACACTCGCTAAATCCCAGTTGTGCCAGTATCCAACTAATACTTTATCTGTAAACGCTAAGTTCTCTTGGATTGTAATAGAAGAACTAACACTTGTTGTAAGATTTTCATTATCTGTTACAGTAATCGAAATGGTGTAATTTCCGAAACCAGAAGGTGTCCATGATGCAGTTGAAGTAGTAAAAGTTTGACCATCTACTTCAATTAAGTAACCGGTAATTGATCCATCAATATCAGAAGCATTTACTTCAATATTCACAGGACTTAATGACGTCTGTTTTATGATACTACCATCAGCAGGACTGAATGATGTAATTACAGGGTTTTGTGGTCCTGTTGGTTCTTCAACAGTTAAAGTAAAGCTATTGCTTGATGATTTTTTTCCATCATTTGCATTTACTGTAACATTATAACTTCCATATGTAGCTGGAGTCCATTCTGCAGTGAAATTAGCGTTGTTTTGTACAGTTGCTAATGTCTTACCATCAATTTCGAATGTAGCAGAGATAGGATCATTTTCGTTGTCAATAATACTAGCCGTTAGCTGAACAGGAATTAGACCTATGCTAGATTGGTTACTAACAGATATAACTGGCGCTTCATTAGTATCAACACATGGACCTAAAGGTTTCCAGAAATGATCCGCTTCACCAGGTGTTACATTATAAAGGTTATCATATAATGCTTCATATAAATCTCCATTATAAACCACTACATCTCCGATACTGTATACTGTTGGATAAGGAGCATATTCATTTGCACTACAGCCACTATCTACTTTTTCTTCTACTGTAACAACTATAGATGAAGTAGCTGTTAAACCATCATTGTCAGTAACAGAGGCGTTAATAGTGTAAGAACCAAAAGCAGAAGGTGTCCACTCAGCATTGGATGTAGTAAATATTTGTCCATCTACTTCAATACTTTGTGAAGCAATTGTGCCATCTACATCAGAAGCACTGATAGAGATTGAAATTGGAGAAAGTATAGTTTGTTGAATTACTTCTTGATCTGAAGGAGAATTAATACTAACTGTAGGAGCTACAGGTTGATTAGATGTGATAATTACATCAACTGAGGTCGAAGAAGTACTTCCTTTGTCATCTGTAGCAGTAGCAGTAATTGTGAATGTACCAGCACTAGAAGGAGTCCAATCTGCAGTTCCATTATTAAATGAATTTCCATCAACACTAATTGATACTGAAGCAATAGTACCATCATTATCTGAGGAAGTGGTATTGATCTGTATCGAAGAAGTTTCCTCTAATATAAATGATGCGTTGTTCGAAGGAGATGTAATTGAAATACTTGGAGCCTGATTAGCATCACAAACGCCAATCTCTTCCCAAGGTCCCCATTGTGAACCTGGTGTATCTCCTTTAGTCCACCATTTGTTACGGTATAGGACACCATTATAAACAACCTGTGTACCATTAGTTGCATACGTGGCAGTATTATCCCAAGTAGGTATACCATCACATGTTGAAATTGTAGTAGCGTTTTCGTAAGGTGTTGCCCATCCGAATGAAAAGGACATAAAAAGGCACACCGTCACTAAGAGTAAATGTCTTAATCTCATAACTAGTTTTAAGTGTTGTTTTGTAAAAAATATATGTCACGTTTGTCTGACTGAAGGTTTTACAATCAACGTACTTAAAAACTATAAATGCGAACTTTTAAGGGGTGCAATTAGTGGTACAAGACCATAAAGCAAGGGGTACAAAGTCTAAGACGAGAATAGATGGCTAGGGTACAGGGAATTGAAAATAGTAGTTTTTTGTATTCTAAAAGGTAATAGAT from Flammeovirga agarivorans harbors:
- a CDS encoding Ig-like domain-containing protein, with the translated sequence MSFSFGWATPYENATTISTCDGIPTWDNTATYATNGTQVVYNGVLYRNKWWTKGDTPGSQWGPWEEIGVCDANQAPSISITSPSNNASFILEETSSIQINTTSSDNDGTIASVSISVDGNSFNNGTADWTPSSAGTFTITATATDDKGSTSSTSVDVIITSNQPVAPTVSINSPSDQEVIQQTILSPISISISASDVDGTIASQSIEVDGQIFTTSNAEWTPSAFGSYTINASVTDNDGLTATSSIVVTVEEKVDSGCSANEYAPYPTVYSIGDVVVYNGDLYEALYDNLYNVTPGEADHFWKPLGPCVDTNEAPVISVSNQSSIGLIPVQLTASIIDNENDPISATFEIDGKTLATVQNNANFTAEWTPATYGSYNVTVNANDGKKSSSNSFTLTVEEPTGPQNPVITSFSPADGSIIKQTSLSPVNIEVNASDIDGSITGYLIEVDGQTFTTSTASWTPSGFGNYTISITVTDNENLTTSVSSSITIQENLAFTDKVLVGYWHNWDLASVPYIRLKDVDDRYNVICIAFAEPKIRDIDNTMIFDPIDINNFQNEPSDVSRAEFKQDVQYLQSLGKKVLLSLGGANGVVHLDNEEEQQKFVTSMIGLCETYGFDGVDIDLEGSSLTLDAGDNDFRNPTTPRVLNFIEGMQAIKAHFGPSFLLTSAPETAYVQGGQTAYGGSWGGYLPILHTLRDQLDYVHVQLYNTGSLGALDGKAYTQGSADFIVAMTEMLLQGFETKSVAGFFPAFREDQVAIGLPANKPAAPAGGYTAPAEVQKALNYLVNGVSFGGDYTLVKSEGYPELRGMMTWSINWDKTTAYEYAASYDSFFGASNSRKLVKKGLASQLTSNIGNAYPNPFHHDLKFDVTLQENDFIDFYVYDVQGNILEHKVNEYTNSGNYTLSIDTQNLTSGLFLIKVNTKDQEKIFRVIRK